A stretch of Terriglobia bacterium DNA encodes these proteins:
- a CDS encoding GAF domain-containing protein, whose amino-acid sequence MTPAIKPADLLRELDELALSARSADQLMKFICARLHERMLKYNWVGFYMIRDEAGGERVLHLGEFVGSMTPHTRIQLNQGICGAAASTGKTVVVDDVNKDSRYLACSLETKSEIVVPIFVHREVVGEIDIDSHFPAAFTADDRKLVEHCAELVGRMIEKQG is encoded by the coding sequence ATGACCCCAGCGATCAAGCCCGCGGACCTGTTGCGCGAACTCGACGAACTGGCACTTTCGGCGCGCTCCGCCGACCAACTCATGAAGTTCATCTGTGCGCGACTGCACGAGCGCATGCTCAAGTACAACTGGGTCGGGTTCTACATGATCCGGGATGAAGCCGGTGGCGAGCGCGTCTTGCACCTGGGCGAGTTCGTCGGCAGCATGACCCCGCATACCCGCATCCAGCTCAACCAGGGCATCTGCGGCGCCGCCGCCTCCACGGGAAAAACCGTGGTCGTGGACGACGTCAACAAGGATTCCCGCTATCTCGCCTGCTCCCTCGAAACCAAGTCGGAAATCGTCGTGCCCATCTTCGTGCACCGCGAGGTGGTGGGCGAGATTGACATTGACAGTCACTTCCCCGCCGCTTTCACCGCCGACGACCGCAAGCTGGTGGAGCACTGCGCCGAACTTGTCGGGCGCATGATCGAGAAGCAGGGCTGA
- a CDS encoding (deoxy)nucleoside triphosphate pyrophosphohydrolase, with protein MKPGAKKTTRGRSITRVAAALILRRRNAGEDDRSASPATGDPQILICQRTRHQPFPLKWEFPGGKIEPGEQPRDALRRELDEELGIDATIGDEITRIRYTYTHGGTVELRFFVVNDFAGQIENRIFKDVRWVSRKELPEFDFLEADAGLVDDLARGEFV; from the coding sequence ATGAAGCCCGGCGCGAAGAAAACCACGCGTGGCCGGTCCATCACGCGCGTTGCCGCCGCCTTGATCCTGCGGCGCCGCAATGCGGGCGAGGACGATCGCTCCGCTTCTCCTGCTACCGGCGATCCGCAAATCCTGATCTGCCAACGCACCCGCCACCAGCCGTTTCCGCTGAAGTGGGAGTTCCCGGGCGGCAAGATCGAGCCCGGCGAGCAGCCGCGCGATGCTCTCCGCCGCGAACTGGACGAAGAACTCGGCATTGACGCCACCATCGGGGACGAGATCACACGCATCCGGTACACCTACACGCACGGCGGCACGGTCGAGCTGCGCTTTTTCGTGGTCAACGATTTCGCCGGCCAGATTGAGAACCGCATCTTCAAGGATGTGCGCTGGGTTTCGCGCAAAGAACTGCCGGAGTTCGATTTTCTGGAAGCCGACGCCGGGCTGGTGGACGACCTCGCCCGCGGCGAGTTTGTGTGA